In Caballeronia sp. SBC1, the DNA window GATCAGTTCACGGCAACTGAAACCATTGATCCGTTGATCACCCGGTCTGTCGTGGTCCGCGAAGCGCAGGTTGTTATTTAAAACTGTTCCCGATTTATACCAATCCTTAAGCACGTTCCCGGGCACGGCCTCCGGGAAAGGTCCGTAAGGAGCCGATATATGGGGAAAGACCTGTTTCAAACGAAAACGCCTATGCTAGGTCTCGTCCTCGCCGGGTCCCCCTCGTCCTGGCGGGCGACGCTCCGTAAGCTTTAACCCGCGCCTTCGAGAGGGGCGCGGGCTTTTTTTTGTATGTCGTCCGCGCGACTAGTGCGAAACCGTTCCTATGTCGCTGACCTTGACGCTTGCGGATCTTGGTTGAAAGGCTTGTTTGATCAGTAGTGCAATGCATGCGACCGCGCCGGGCACTGCCACTACAGCGAAGATGTTTTCAAAACTGAAGTGCTGCCGGGTCAGCTCGGCGACCAGGAACGAACCCGCTATGCCGCCGAACCGGCCAATGCCCAGCATCCATGCAACGCCGGTGCCGCGCCCCTGGGTTGGATAGAACGCGGCCGCTAGCGCGGGCATGGACGACTGTGCCGTGTTCATCAATACGCCTGCCGCAAAGACGACGACGATCAGCAGGCTGATATTGCCGACCGCGTGACCAATGCAATACACGCTGATCGCGGTCAATGCGTAGCATGCTCCAATGATGCGGTTCGGATTGAACCTGTCCATCAGGACGCCGCACAGCACGGCGCCCACGCCGCCCAGCGGGAACAGCGCAGAAATCAGCGTGGCGCGCTGCGCGCTCAGACCCGCCTCTTTAAGCAGAATCGGCATCCAGTTGATCGATGCGTAGAAGATGACGAGTCCCATGAAATAGGTCAGCCAAAGCATCACCGACCCAACGATGTACTCCCGCGACAGCACCAGCCGGATACCGCTTTTTCCCGGCACGGCCTGAGCCTGTTCCGTCATGACGAACGACGTGGCGTTAGCGGCGCTGCGACCAATGCGGCTAAGCGTTGCGCGAATCTTGTCGACGGCATGCGCATGCGCAACCCGGTAACGCACCGACTCCGGAAGCGCGATGAGCAGCAAGACTGCCAGCAAAAGCGGAGTCGCGCCGCCGAGCATCAGAACGCTACGCCATCCGAAAGCGGGAATCATCCACGCCGCGAGAAAACCGCCGAACGCAGCGCCTAGCGGGAAACCGCAGAACATCAGGTTGATCAGGGTTGCGCGTCGGCGATCCGGACAGAACTCGCTCATGATCGTCACTGCATTAGGCATGGCTGCGCCTAGTCCGAGTCCCGTGATGAAGCGCAATATTGTCAAATGGGTGAGGTCGCCGGAGAAAGCGGAAGCCAGGCAAGCAACGCCGAAGATCACGACCGATGCAATCAGAAGCACCCGCCGTCCCAGGCGGTCGGAAAGCGGACCGGCGAGGAGCGCACCGAACGCCAGCCCGAACAACGCGGCGCTCAGGACCGGAGCAAGTGCAGGCCTGCTGATATTCCACTCGGTGATCAGGGACGGCGCGATAAACCCGATAGCCGCTGTGTCGAATCCATCCAGCAGGACAATGACAAAGCACATTCCAAAGATCAGCCATTGAAACCCGCCGAACGGGTGTTCATTAATGAAGGTCTGAACGTCGACTGACGGACTGCTGCTCATGTCTCTTCCTTATATTTTTGTTACGTCGTCACCGGGCGTGCTGTACGACACGGGGTTGCTGACTGCTTGACCGCTTAGCGCACAAAAAGGGGCGGTGCTGACAAAAATTCGCTAAAGGACAAACCCGCAGGCATGCCGCTGACCTGTCGATTTTCCCAGTTTATACATATCGCGCTTCTGCGGCGGGGATACTAGTGGCGGGTCATTAGCGTCGACTATGCGGGGCAACCCGTAGGTTCGGGAGGGCGTGTCCGCAGTATCGCCTTTGATCCGCTTGGGACAACGCTTCTTAAGCACTATCCGGGATTTGTATAGTGGATATCGCCGAGTGCGGTGCAGGTTTGCTGGGGGTGAGCATTGGTTGACAGCCGCTAGAGGCGCCTTGAGAAAGTCAGTAAATATGAGACCCTTGGATAAGCGGATTAGATCAACTTCGCCAACGATCGCTAACGCATGTTTTGGGCTAACGCAAAGCCCCGGACAGCAGCCTTAGATGAAGTGGCGAGCAGCAGCCCGCCACTCCGGCGACTCGATCAGATTCATTTCACAATGAGCGTCACGCGTGCAACACCAGCTTCTGTACGCGCCAGTTCAGCAGTTCGGCAACAAACAGCACGTTCTCCGATGGACAAGCCATCTGATGGATCCAGCCGAACTGCTTCAGTTGCTTACCTGATTCGCCGAGTACCCCCAACACCTCGCCCTCAAGCGACAGCTTATAGATGCGCCCAGGGAAAGCATCGGAGCTGTACAGCACCTGGTTGGGTCCCGGCGAGATGCAGATGGCCCACGGCGAGCCGGGTGCAAACGTGCCGGCGGCTATGGCTGCCTCATCTGGCGCATAACCAATTGCGGGCCGCGCACCGGGAGGCACGGGCACGTCGATAGTGAACTGGCGCTGGAAATTGCCTTCGCCGTCGAACACCTGGATGCGACGGTTGCTTCGGTCGGCTACATAGACACTACCGTTAGCGTCAAGCGCAATGCTATGCGGCGTGTGGAACTGTCCGGGCCCGGTGCCGCGCTCGCCCCATGACTTCAGCCAGTTACCGTTCTTGTCGACCTTGGCCACGCGCGAGTTGATATACCCGTCGCTGATATAGCTGTTGCCGGCGGCGTCCCAGGCCACGTCGGTTACCTGGCGAAAGCGGCCCGGCTCGGCAGGAAGCGGCGGATTCGGATGCTTGAGCGGACCGGTTTCCTCATCGGCGGCCTCTTGCTTGCGGCCGAATACCATCGCTACGCGGCCGTCGGGCGTGAACTTGATTACCATGTCCGAGCCCTTGTCCGTCACCCAGATATTGTCCTCGCGATCCACCTTGACCATGTGCGCGAAAGACCAGGCATAGAGGTTGTGGCCGATCTCGCGCACGAACCGGCCGTCGGGTGCGAACTCAAGCAACTGAGCCGCCGCCGCACCGTAAGCCGGGCCGCTCGTATTGCCTCGCGACAGCACGAAGATATGGCCTTTGGAGTTCAACGCGACGCCCGAACATTCGCCGAAGTAAGTATCGCGCGGTAAATGCAATGGATTAGGGACCGAGTCGTAGGCGATGGTCCGGGTCGCGCCCGTGTCGGCGTAGGCGGAATGCGGTAGCAAGGCGAGTGCCGCGGCGCCCTCGGCTGCGAGGGCCAGGAAACGACGGCGGGTAAGCACGCGGGTGGCTGGATCCCCACAGCATGGGCAGGATAGTGGATGTGCCTGGATCATTGAATCTCACTCCTTGTTGTTCTAGACCATGGCGCTGGACGCCATGTTTATTGAACGGGACCCGAAGGCGAAGTTATGCCTGTTGTGAACCTTCCGGTCGTCTCCTGCGCCGCCGCATAGTCTCCTGGTCATCTGAGCGCGCCAGCGTGGATTTCACTATAGTGCACATCATGAAGGGCAGATGCAGAGTTCGCGTCCGCTTGACCTGGGGATTTCAAACCCGCACCCGTTTGACTTGGTTTTGCTTTCGGCCGCGTTTTTAGCTGCCCTACCCGACTCGACTCTCTTCCGATGTAAAAGCCCTACGTTGCGTCATGCGTACGGGTGAATATCGACATGGTTGAAGCAGGCGATGTCGATTTCTCGAGGCGTCGTTCGTCATGTATGTAGCCCCATGCCGCTGTGGACCATGCTCGACCTGACACCCGGCGGGCGCGGGTCGGACTGGTATCCGAAATTGGAATGCGCCGTGATGCGCGCTTGACCCGCGCACTTGACCCGCGCACTCGAACCGGCATGACTTCGATTACCATGCCGCCACTCTTTCCTTTCAATAAATGATGACACGACGATTTCTTCAACTTGCCATTGTGCTGGGCCTGATTACCGCCGTGGGCCCCTTTGCCATCGACATGTACCTGCCCGCCCTGCCTTCCATTGGAGGGGCGCTGCACGCCACCCCGGCCGAGGTGCAGATGAGCCTGATGGTGTTTTTTATCACGCTCGGGGTTTGCCAGCTCGTCTACGGGCCGCTTTCGGATATCTTCGGCCGCAAGATGCCGATCTACGTCGGTCTGACGATTTTTACTATCGGCAGTGTGGGCTGCGCCTTTGCGCCGGACGTGCACGTCCTGATCGGTTTTCGTGTGCTCCAGGCGTTGGGCGCGTGTGCCGGCATGGTCGTTCCGCGCGCCATCGTGCGGGACCTTTACACCGGTCACGATGCTACCCGGCTCATGTCGCTGCTGATGCTTGTCGTGAGCGTTTCTCCACTCTTGGCGCCGCTGACCGGCAGCTTCATCATTGCGGCGTTCGGCTGGCGCGGTGTCTTCTGGGCGCTGACTGTAGCCGGCGGCCTTGCCCTCGTGCTCGCGGTTACGCAGTTGCAGGAGACGCGGGAAATCCATCATCGCGCTGGCAGCTCGTGGGCGAGCGCATTCGCGGGTTATCGAAAATTACTTAGTGATCCGATGTTTCTTGGTCTGACGTTTGTCGGTGCGTTCGGCGTCTCGTCGTTTTTTATCTACCTGGCAAGCGCCTCGTTCGTGATCATCAACCACTATGGTTTGTCGCCCACGTTGTTCAGCCTGTGCTTCGCGCTTAACGCAGCGGCGTTTTTCGGCTTCAGCCAGTTGACTGCGCGCCTCACTGCCAAGTACGGTCTGCCGCGCGTCATTCGCGTGGCGGTTACCGGCTTCGCAATTTCGATGAGCATCGTAGCGGTGCTGTTTTTGGCGGGCGCCGATAGCCTCGCGCTAATGATGGTTTTCCTGTTTATCGGATATGGCTTCCTGGGGCTTGTCTTGCCGACTTCAGCGGTTTTGTCGCTTGAAAGTCATGGGGCAATTGCGGGTACGGCTTCGGCGCTGATGGGCGCATTGCAGTTTGTCGTGGGCGCTGCGGTGATGGCCGTGTCCGGCTTGTTCGCCGATGGCGCGCCCAAGCCGATGGTGGTCGCAATCGCACTCTCCTCGCTGGTGGCGTTTGGCATCGCCCGCCTCACGCTGCGCACCGAAAACGCACAGTTGCCGGCGGCGGCAGAGTAAAGAACCTGCAACGCATTGAGTGGCGACCAGGGTCCCGTTGCCCCTTAATGCACTTGCATAAGACAAGCTGTGAGGGTCTTAGGCGCGCCTTGCGAATCGACTTTCAATGGGCCTTACAAAGAATCGCCGTCATTACGGGCGTGACTTCGTGAACAATAGCGTCGCTGCCTATTTGACTCAGGCGCTGCCTGACGTCGTCCGACGCGCCTGTCACCACTACACCGTATGCCCAGTCCGCGACAGGATCGCCCTTGCCCGGCTTGAAGAGCGGATCGTCCTTCTCATAGCCGAGCACCACGAAGACCGGGAAATCGAATGCCGTCAGCTTCACACCCCGGGCCGGTCGGAATGCGTTGATTGAATTCTTCTCGACATGCATGGGCTTGGACTGTATCTCGCCACTCTGCATCAGTGCGCTGATGAACACGTGGCCCGTCGATTTGCAATCGAGCTGTTCTTCTATCGCACTTGCATGTGCGGGTGTCGACAACAACCCGAAGGGCGCGAGCGCGACCACGGCGACAACCCGAATAAGCTTAGTGACCTGTCTGACGACCCGCATGGTTGGCCTCTGTTTTCTCGACATTGCATCAGCCGCGGCAAACTTTCTAGTCGCGGAGTTTCACTCTACCTGCACAGGCAAATTGTTGCCGGATTGCCGGTCGCCCTTAGCCGGCCTCTGCAAAATAATCGCGGCTCGCTAGCAGGAATGTGAGCGGGCGCTCGGCTCGCAGTCCATGAAACCGCGGCATCAACACGTCCAAACCTGGGCTTGCAGAGTTACCCCCATTGCGGGCGCTATTGCTTGGCGTGTCCGTTCTCTTTCGAACTTTCAAGAATTCTTAACGATGCCATTTCGAGGTTTTCCACTAACTCCGACTCGTCGCCCTGTACCTTTGTCACTCGTCACAAATGTGCCTTTACATTTTCGATTTTGTTCACTAGCATTCGAATTCGAACATTATCGGTTCCATAGATTTTCTTAATTGACATGAACGAATGACATGAATCGAGGCGCAATGGCCGATCAGCAGGTAGCAACGTAAGATATTGGTCAAGGCGGCGACGTGTGCGATATCGCTGATATCTGACCCGACGGTGTTGTTTTACGAACAAGGCAAGTTCGTTTTCCACTCATCTGTGACGTGCAGCGGACCGACCAGCGGCGGCTCGCGCGGGCCGAATGGGGGTATGGAGACCGCTGCCTGAAGACCCCGTTGCATAGGTAAAGCGACCGGCATTCAATGAAGTAGCGCCGTGATTTTGCGGATGAAACCACGCCGTCATTGCGCTATTGGCGGCCCGTACCCCAACCGCATCAAGCGGCTAGCCGGATATAACGCCGTAATAGAAACGTAATTTTGTAGAAGTGCCTGCCTCACCGAAGCCGCAGTCAAAACAAGAAGTCAGCAACGTCGCGAGGCATCATGCACGAAGCGGCGATCCATTTAAAAAACCAGTGGAGAAGACAATGCAGGAGCAATACATCCTCGCGCTCGACCAGGGCACGACGAGTTCACGCGCAATGGTGTTCGATCGCCAGGGCAATGTAGTGTCGGTGGCGCAGAAGGAATTTGGCCAGATCTATCCACAACCGGGCTGGGTCGAGCATGACCCGCAGG includes these proteins:
- a CDS encoding MFS transporter, whose product is MSSSPSVDVQTFINEHPFGGFQWLIFGMCFVIVLLDGFDTAAIGFIAPSLITEWNISRPALAPVLSAALFGLAFGALLAGPLSDRLGRRVLLIASVVIFGVACLASAFSGDLTHLTILRFITGLGLGAAMPNAVTIMSEFCPDRRRATLINLMFCGFPLGAAFGGFLAAWMIPAFGWRSVLMLGGATPLLLAVLLLIALPESVRYRVAHAHAVDKIRATLSRIGRSAANATSFVMTEQAQAVPGKSGIRLVLSREYIVGSVMLWLTYFMGLVIFYASINWMPILLKEAGLSAQRATLISALFPLGGVGAVLCGVLMDRFNPNRIIGACYALTAISVYCIGHAVGNISLLIVVVFAAGVLMNTAQSSMPALAAAFYPTQGRGTGVAWMLGIGRFGGIAGSFLVAELTRQHFSFENIFAVVAVPGAVACIALLIKQAFQPRSASVKVSDIGTVSH
- a CDS encoding peptidyl-alpha-hydroxyglycine alpha-amidating lyase family protein, coding for MIQAHPLSCPCCGDPATRVLTRRRFLALAAEGAAALALLPHSAYADTGATRTIAYDSVPNPLHLPRDTYFGECSGVALNSKGHIFVLSRGNTSGPAYGAAAAQLLEFAPDGRFVREIGHNLYAWSFAHMVKVDREDNIWVTDKGSDMVIKFTPDGRVAMVFGRKQEAADEETGPLKHPNPPLPAEPGRFRQVTDVAWDAAGNSYISDGYINSRVAKVDKNGNWLKSWGERGTGPGQFHTPHSIALDANGSVYVADRSNRRIQVFDGEGNFQRQFTIDVPVPPGARPAIGYAPDEAAIAAGTFAPGSPWAICISPGPNQVLYSSDAFPGRIYKLSLEGEVLGVLGESGKQLKQFGWIHQMACPSENVLFVAELLNWRVQKLVLHA
- a CDS encoding multidrug effflux MFS transporter, giving the protein MTRRFLQLAIVLGLITAVGPFAIDMYLPALPSIGGALHATPAEVQMSLMVFFITLGVCQLVYGPLSDIFGRKMPIYVGLTIFTIGSVGCAFAPDVHVLIGFRVLQALGACAGMVVPRAIVRDLYTGHDATRLMSLLMLVVSVSPLLAPLTGSFIIAAFGWRGVFWALTVAGGLALVLAVTQLQETREIHHRAGSSWASAFAGYRKLLSDPMFLGLTFVGAFGVSSFFIYLASASFVIINHYGLSPTLFSLCFALNAAAFFGFSQLTARLTAKYGLPRVIRVAVTGFAISMSIVAVLFLAGADSLALMMVFLFIGYGFLGLVLPTSAVLSLESHGAIAGTASALMGALQFVVGAAVMAVSGLFADGAPKPMVVAIALSSLVAFGIARLTLRTENAQLPAAAE